One Aspergillus oryzae RIB40 DNA, chromosome 2 genomic window carries:
- a CDS encoding uncharacterized protein (predicted protein) translates to MLEMVKVILKVLARGLPEHWGCSPNVFDELTINPSAPLRLLHYAPQPVKHDNQFGVGDHTDFGNVSVLLQEEDTEGLEVFYPPTETWVPVPVKEHSYVINMGDMMQKWTAGYYRSARHRVVNHNVRSRYSAPFFLNGNLDLKCRALDGSGVETVIGEHIRRRLMETIGGEAGRKLGL, encoded by the exons ATGCTTGAAATGGTTAAGGTGATTCTGAAGGTTCTTGCCCGTGGGCTTCCAGAGCATTGGGGATGTTCGCCTAATGTCTTTGACGAATTGACTATCAATCCTTCCGCTCCTTTGCGTCTTCTTCATTACGCGCCCCAACCGGTGAAGCATGATAACCAATTTGGTG TGGGCGATCATACCGACTTCGGGAATGTCTCTGTCCTCctccaggaggaagacacGGAGGGACTGGAAGTCTTTTATCCGCCAACGGAAACCTgggttcctgttcctgtcaAGGAACATTCCTACGTGATTAACATGGGCGATATGATGCAGAAATGGACAGCCGGATACTACCGGAGCGCGCGTCACCGCGTTGTCAATCACAACGTCAGGTCAAGGTACAGTGCACCGTTCTTTCTGAATGGGAATCTCGACCTGAAGTGCCGGGCTTTGGATGGTTCTGGGGTTGAGACGGTCATTGGTGAGCATATTCGGCGACGGCTGATGGAGACTATTGGGGGTGAGGCTGGTAGGAAGTTGGGTCTTTGA
- a CDS encoding 2-oxoglutarate and iron-dependent oxygenase domain-containing protein (predicted protein): MGSNSAVLPTTIPTVDISPFLDENASPEAKEQVVDAMRDACTTFGFFYLVGHGIPEEDRQAVLNCAKRYFYLPKEDKMETWIGKAMGRSFRGYEPPALQVHQEGLLPDTKEVSRHPRDILRAVLIVKGLHYRPRDTCRRPRSWYISHGS; the protein is encoded by the coding sequence ATGGGCAGCAACAGTGCAGTATTACCCACTACAATCCCGACAGTGGACATCAGTCCATTCCTCGACGAGAATGCCTCCCCAGAAGCCAAGGAGCAAGTCGTCGACGCTATGCGTGATGCATGCACCACCTTTGGTTTCTTCTACCTCGTCGGGCACGGAATCCCCGAAGAAGACCGCCAGGCAGTCCTGAACTGTGCTAAACGATACTTCTATCTACCAAAGGAAGACAAGATGGAGACGTGGATCGGAAAGGCCATGGGTCGCTCGTTCCGTGGCTACGAGCCACCCGCGCTGCAGGTGCACCAAGAGGGCCTCTTACCGGATACAAAGGAGGTGAGTCGGCATCCTCGCGATATTCTACGAGCAGTGCTAATTGTAAAAGGGCTTCATTATCGGCCGAGAGACACATGCAGACGCCCCAGAAGCTGGTACATTTCACACGGGTCCTAA
- a CDS encoding uncharacterized protein (predicted protein), producing MTAREAWNKTWDVNVTGAHIMTTTFLPLLLKSRDPRLLFITSGLSSLQASSDSKNPKNVFPPAGLPKPLPFVGYRSSKAGLNMVMVEWAKALENDGVKVWSVAPGLLATGLGGDTELLKRLGAQDPSIGGDTIRRVVEGERDGESYRSL from the exons ATGACAGCCCGCGAGGCATGGAATAAAACATGGGATGTCAATGTGACGGGTGCGCATATCATGACTACGACTTTTCTCCCATTATTGCTCAAGTCACGCGATCCCAGATTACTATTTATCACTAGTGGGCTTTCCTCGTTGCAGGCGTCTTCAGATTCAAAGAATCCGAAGAATGTTTTCCCACCGGCGGGACTTCCGAAACCACTTCCATTCGTTGGGTACCGGTCCTCCAAAGCAGGGCTTAACATGGTAATGGTGGAGTGGGCGAAGGCGTTGGAAAATGACGGGGTTAAGGTGTGGTCTGTCGCTCCTGGTCTTTTGGCTACTGGTTTGGGTGGAGACACggagctgttgaagaggttAGGGGCACAGGATCCGAGTATTGGGGGTGATACTATCCGACGCGTAGTTgagggggagagagatggcGAG AGCTACCGGTCGTTGTGA
- a CDS encoding uncharacterized protein (monocarboxylate transporter), whose translation MSDTTARSEKSVDAKPPQPQEPPSRPAGPPSPPPNGGTMAWLNVLGSFMLYFNTWGILNTFGAYQTYYESGALFTASSSNISWVGSIAAFMLLFVGLFVGPIYDRGFLRTLLIVGGFMVVFGHMMLSLCKTFWQVLLAQGFVVGIGTGCLFVPCVAIIPQYFSTKMGMAMGIAASGSALGGVIYPVVLYRLINEIGFPWAVRVIGFIALGTLLIPLSVMKLRVKPPKVRAMLDPTAFTDAGYMAFILTSLVAYMGLFVILFYLSYYSAAERITDQSLAFYLVTIFNAASVFGRTIPNKMADKLGPFNLLVPASLLSGMLMLVMMAVHSKGAIIVMALLSGFMSGALIGLPPMCLAMLTKDKSRLGTRVGMGYAIIALGVLISGPSSGAILRTGGDSLNWHSLWTFGGVPTCAAGLLYAVIRVAKYGPKLAIKA comes from the coding sequence ATGAGCGATACGACTGCGCGGAGTGAGAAGAGCGTGGATGCGAAACCTCCACAGCCCCAAGAACCTCCATCCAGACCGGCCGGTCCACCATCTCCCCCGCCTAATGGAGGCACCATGGCATGGCTGAATGTCCTGGGCAGCTTCATGCTCTACTTCAACACCTGGGGTATCCTCAACACCTTCGGTGCCTACCAGACCTACTATGAGTCTGGGGCGCTCTTCACTGCGAGTTCTTCCAATATTTCTTGGGTCGGTTCGATCGCAGCTTTTATGTTGCTCTTTGTAGGGCTCTTTGTCGGCCCGATCTACGACCGTGGCTTTCTCCGTACTCTCCTTATCGTCGGTGGTTTCATGGTCGTCTTCGGGCATATGATGCTCAGTCTCTGCAAGACCTTCTGGCAAGTTCTGCTTGCCCAAGGCTTCGTGGTCGGTATCGGCACCGGCTGTCTCTTTGTACCTTGTGTCGCTATCATTCCTCAGTACTTCAGCACCAAAATGGGCATGGCCATGGGTATCGCTGCTTCAGGCTCCGCCTTGGGAGGGGTCATTTACCCCGTTGTGTTATATCGACTGATCAACGAGATCGGCTTTCCTTGGGCTGTGCGCGTCATTGGATTCATCGCGTTGGGAACCCTGCTGATTCCCTTATCTGTGATGAAGCTCCGTGTCAAGCCGCCCAAGGTTCGCGCTATGTTGGATCCGACCGCATTCACTGACGCCGGCTACATGGCATTTATCCTCACCTCTCTCGTCGCCTACATGGGTTTGTTCGTCATATTGTTCTACCTGTCCTACTACTCCGCTGCGGAGCGCATCACCGACCAATCTCTCGCCTTCTACCTGGTCACTATCTTCAACGCTGCATCTGTGTTTGGCCGAACCATCCCCAACAAGATGGCCGACAAGCTGGGTCCCTTCAACCTTCTCGTACCGGCCTCCTTGCTCTCGGGTATGCTGATGCTCGTCATGATGGCTGTGCATTCCAAAGGCGCGATTATCGTCATGGCGCTGCTCTCCGGCTTCATGAGTGGTGCTCTGATCGGCTTGCCACCCATGTGTCTCGCCATGCTCACCAAGGATAAGTCGAGACTGGGAACCCGAGTTGGTATGGGCTATGCCATTATTGCTCTGGGTGTGCTCATCAGCGGCCCTAGTAGTGGCGCTATTTTGCGGACCGGTGGTGATTCCCTTAATTGGCACAGCTTGTGGACGTTTGGTGGTGTACCGACTTGTGCTGCTGGTCTATTGTACGCTGTGATTCGTGTGGCCAAGTATGGCCCTAAGCTTGCGATAAAGGCATAA
- a CDS encoding uncharacterized protein (predicted protein), protein MIVNANDSTLHLPRILCLHGGGTNARIFRMQCRVLERMLHPHFRLVFAEAPLPARPGPDVTSVYKDYGPFKAWLRVRPEDLAQNAHDIVRKIEESLAAARLADDCRGATGDWVGLLGFSQGAHLAVGILATQQELRRRGEDDKVWPAYRFAVLLAGRGPLRWLRPDLPMPRGFVDAGQCTTGGEPLVAVDLLQDNRLRTPTVHVHGQTDPGLELHRRLLYQNCDTCMTRLVEWGGNHRVPIKVRDAASVVEQILSVAQQTGVLDGSLARLHTLYAIQGKYEVPSTYKSGLTLFGLFYHLNIRRKGCPKFGRPQRMIFRKYGALWEPGAKMLCFIKLQWYYVCQDFNIKITADLQTRIMIVPTPDIATTPEIAIVGGGIVGLVLAAGLTRRGVQVKLYEQARNFREIGAGIGFTKNTVGCMEKINPAVVTALRSGGAVNVSLDQQDPKSYLRWIDGYGQQREGDPMYQKPLLKLDAGVKGWETVRRDQFLEDLVKVIPEGVVHLRKRLDTIEDNEDVDKVYLNFTDGTRAEADAVIACDGIKSRARQLLLGLDNPASYPQYTHKVAYRALIPMDKVVAAIGEYKTFRQHMHVGPNAHLIHYPVNTNTIGATVVVSDPNDWPQDKPTTARASRKDVFEALAGWCTPVRNLVELFPEELDQWALFDLFEYPVPKYNKGRVCLMGDAAHASSPHHGAGASFGIEDALCMSTLMSELIMDLREHRTSKATALRTAFETYDKILDAFATFSNNRSGLTRLSA, encoded by the exons ATGATAGTGAATGCCAACGACTCAACACTTCACCTACCACGAATCCTCTGTTTACATGGCGGCGGCACCAACGCCCGCATCTTTCGCATGCAATGCCGAGTTCTCGAACGGATGCTCCACCCACACTTCCGACTAGTCTTCGCTGAAGCGCCCCTACCAGCACGCCCGGGGCCTGACGTGACCTCCGTATACAAAGACTACGGTCCATTCAAGGCATGGCTACGCGTACGACCCGAAGACCTAGCCCAGAACGCACACGACATCGTGAGAAAAATCGAGGAGTCGCTAGCCGCCGCACGACTTGCGGACGACTGTCGAGGCGCGACGGGAGACTGGGTTGGTCTACTTGGTTTCAGTCAGGGGGCTCATCTTGCCGTTGGCATCCTTGCGACACAGCAGGAGCTGCGGCGACGGGGTGAAGACGACAAGGTTTGGCCGGCATACCGATTCGCCGTGCTGTTGGCGGGACGGGGACCGTTGAGATGGCTTCGTCCGGATCTCCCTATGCCTCGGGGCTTTGTCGATGCTGGGCAGTGTACCACCGGTGGCGAGCCGTTAGTTGCTGTGGACTTGTTGCAGGATAATCGTCTACGAACTCCAACTGTGCATGTTCATGGGCAGACGGATCCTGGGCTGGAATTACATCGCAGGCTTCTTTATCAGAATTGCGATACTTGCATGACAAGACTTGTTGAGTGGGGTGGGAATCATCGCGTGCCGATCAAGGTTCGAGATGCAGCTTCCGTAGTTGAGCAGATATTATCCGTGGCTCAACAAACGGGCGTGTTAGATGGGAGTTT GGCCAGGCTGCATACCCTTTATGCCATACAGGGGAAATATGAAGTCCCTAGTAC CTATAAAAGTGGGTTAACACTATTCGGCTTATTTTACCATTTGAATATCCGGAGGAAGGGTTGTCCGAAATTTGGCAGGCCCCAAAGAATGATATTCCGCA AATATGGTGCGCTATGGGAGCCCGGGGCTAAAATGCTCTGTTTTATAAAACTGCAGTGGTACTATGTCTGCCAGGattttaatattaaaatCA CTGCTGACCTACAAACACGAATAATGATCGTCCCTACACCTGATATAGCCACAACCCCGGAAATCGCCATCGTGGGCGGCGGAATCGTCGGTCTTGTCCTCGCTGCGGGACTCACGCGGAGAGGTGTCCAGGTCAAGCTTTACGAACAAGCCCGTAACTTTCGAGAGATTGGTGCCGGTATCGGATTCACGAAAAACACGGTGGGTtgtatggagaagatcaacccGGCTGTCGTGACGGCTTTGCGCTCTGGAGGAGCTGTCAACGTTTCGCTGGACCAGCAGGATCCCAAGTCGTATTTGCGGTGGATCGATGGCTACGGCCAGCAACGGGAGGGCGACCCAATGTACCAAAAGCCGCTCTTGAAGCTTGATGCTGGCGTCAAAGGATGGGAGACCGTTCGCAGAGATCAGTTCTTAGAGGATCTTGTCAAAGTCATCCCCGAGGGGGTTGTTCACTTACGGAAGCGACTGGACACGATTGAGGATAACGAGGACGTGGACAAGGTCTACCTGAACTTTACTGATGGAACTAGGGCTGAGGCTGACGCTG TAATCGCATGCGACGGAATCAAGTCCAGAGCACGACAGCTCCTACTCGGTCTGGACAATCCTGCCTCTTACCCCCAATACACACACAAGGTCGCCTATCGCGCGTTAATCCCCATGGACAAAGTCGTCGCAGCGATAGGCGAATACAAGACCTTCCGCCAGCACATGCACGTCGGTCCGAACGCACATCTTATCCATTACCCCGTCAACACTAACACAATCGGAGCCACCGTCGTGGTCTCCGATCCTAACGACTGGCCACAAGACAAGCCTACGACGGCCCGTGCATCCCGGAAGGACGTTTTCGAAGCACTGGCCGGCTGGTGTACTCCGGTCCGTAACCTCGTCGAACTGTTCCCGGAAGAGCTAGACCAGTGGGCACTCTTCGACCTGTTCGAATACCCAGTGCCCAAGTACAACAAGGGAAGAGTCTGCCTGATGGGTGATGCTGCGCATGCGTCGAGTCCCCATCACGGTGCCGGAGCCTCTTTCGGGATCGAAGATGCGCTTTGCATGTCCACGTTGATGTCCGAGCTTATCATGGATCTTCGGGAGCATCGCACATCCAAGGCGACTGCCTTGCGGACTGCATTCGAGACATACGACAAGATCC TCGACGCGTTTGCGACCTTTTCCAACAACCGGAGTGGGCTAACCCGGCTAAGCGCGTGA
- a CDS encoding YciI family protein (predicted protein) has protein sequence MSEKYDWLVQIPVNASDMKAWANARDAHLLHLKPYVADGTIVFAGPTLAAHPKEPEDKMEITSSVMMFRARTEEEVRAIVSKNAFVEAGVWDMDRAVVAPFKCGDSALKFYLSSECV, from the exons ATGTCCGAAAAATACGACTGGCTCGTCCAAATCCCTGTGAATGCGAGCGATATGAAAGCGTGGGCCAACGCCCGTGACGCGCATCTCTTGCACCTCAAACCATATGTCGCCGATGGAACTATTGTTTTCGCAGGCCCCACCCTCGCAGCGCATCCCAAGGAACCAGAAGACAAGATGGAGATCACAAGCAGTGTTATGATGTTTCGAGCGAGGACTGAGGAGGAGGTACGCGCAATTGTCAGCAAAAATGCCTTCGTCGAGGCGGGAGTTTGGGATATGGATCGCGCGGTGGTGGCGCCTTTTAAATGTGGT GACAGCGCTTTGAAGTTTTACTTGAGCTCCGAA TGTGTTTAA
- a CDS encoding uncharacterized protein (predicted protein), with protein sequence MTQKTIFQGDTKAQSHVSVGSSIYSEKQGASCTVHGSSQTPHLDRQLQQPQTKEILQALTVALNDIADERQCTKCAVETASGLLTGYVREVKAAKKNGQYSKEEKKALKKEIKDLAKGVKRDVKALWLEGNSN encoded by the exons ATGACCCAAAAGACCATTTTCCAGGGCGACACAAAAGCCCAGTCCCATGTCTCCGTGGGCTCGTCTATCTACTCCGAGAAGCAAGG CGCGTCATGCACCGTGCATGGATCCTCTCAGACGCCTCATCTGGACCGTCAACTCCAACAGCCTCAAACTAAGGAGATCTTGCAAGCACTCACCGTCGCTCTCAATGATATCGCGGATGAGCGTCAGTGCACCAAATGTGCGGTGGAAACCGCCTCAGGCCTCTTGACAGGCTATGTCCGTGAGGTGAAAGCGGCTAAGAAGAATGGTCAATATTctaaggaggagaagaaggcgctTAAGAAGGAAATCAAGGATTTGGCTAAGGGTGTAAAACGCGATGTTAAAGCGTTGTGGTTGGAGGGGAATAGTAATTGA